CCGATACGCCGGCGAAAGCCGGTTCAGGGCCTCGGCGAGCACCCTCTTGTCCTGGCTCATCTCAAGATGACGGTCTGGCAAAGGCGCCGGGTCCACACGCTGGAACGTCTCAAGCGATGTTTCTGAACGAGAGGGTTTTCGGTATTGATCATTTGCAACGTTCTTTGCGATTCGAAACAGCCAGGGCAAGAAGGTCCCGCCGCGAAAGGAGTGACCGTACCGAATGAGCCGATCAAACACGTCCTGCACGGCATCCATACTGTCAGCTCT
This DNA window, taken from Rhodothermales bacterium, encodes the following:
- a CDS encoding RNA polymerase sigma factor encodes the protein MRQDQNLKTDSELMLEVAGGARESAGVLFTRHHQKLYRYFFSIMRNRADSMDAVQDVFDRLIRYGHSFRGGTFLPWLFRIAKNVANDQYRKPSRSETSLETFQRVDPAPLPDRHLEMSQDKRVLAEALNRLSPAYR